From a region of the Synechococcus sp. RS9916 genome:
- the xseA gene encoding exodeoxyribonuclease VII large subunit produces the protein MTADAPPTYSVRELNTAIGSLLERGFAPRFLVQATASKPQVKKGHLWITLTDGEASITAVAWASKLKQLDYVPADGEGVTVVGKLNFWAARATLAVQVLDLRPSLNTVLRRFEAVRALLEAEGVIDPLKRRPLPTAPRRVAVLTSVPSSALADMLRTARERWPLSELLVVPIPVQGDVSNRICSVLQRLRDAPEPLQADALVLARGGGSREDLMVFDDEQLCRAIATFPVPVVTGIGHEDDLTVADLVADHRAATPTAAIVSLLPSRDTALLQLQERLRRLANQRQWWLERKRQVLWERRQRWQLLQPQVLLQQRRDQLLQRQQLLRALSPQRWLARGFAILESPEGTVFRSVSEVKKGSDLVVRLNDGTIAVQAQSIRPSSAEQPVTP, from the coding sequence TTGACCGCTGACGCCCCACCGACTTACTCCGTCCGTGAGCTGAACACAGCCATCGGATCACTGCTGGAACGCGGGTTTGCTCCCCGCTTTCTTGTGCAGGCCACCGCATCAAAACCACAGGTCAAAAAAGGACACCTCTGGATCACACTCACCGATGGTGAGGCCAGCATCACTGCCGTGGCCTGGGCCTCCAAGCTGAAGCAACTGGACTACGTGCCCGCAGACGGTGAGGGGGTGACCGTTGTCGGGAAGCTGAACTTCTGGGCGGCCCGCGCCACCCTGGCCGTCCAGGTGCTCGATCTGCGACCGAGCCTGAACACGGTGCTACGGCGGTTTGAAGCAGTGCGCGCTCTGCTCGAAGCCGAGGGAGTGATTGACCCGCTCAAGCGACGGCCGCTGCCCACCGCCCCACGACGCGTCGCTGTCCTCACCAGCGTGCCCAGCTCCGCGTTGGCAGACATGCTGCGCACAGCCCGCGAACGCTGGCCACTCAGTGAGCTGCTGGTGGTGCCCATCCCCGTTCAAGGAGACGTCAGCAACCGTATTTGCTCCGTGCTTCAGCGGTTGCGTGACGCGCCCGAGCCTCTGCAGGCTGATGCGTTGGTGCTGGCCCGTGGTGGCGGCAGCAGGGAAGACCTGATGGTGTTCGATGACGAACAGCTGTGCCGAGCCATCGCCACATTTCCTGTGCCAGTGGTGACTGGCATCGGCCATGAAGACGATTTAACGGTGGCTGACCTGGTCGCAGACCACCGAGCGGCGACGCCGACAGCGGCGATCGTCAGTCTCTTGCCATCCCGCGACACGGCTCTCCTGCAACTGCAGGAGCGGCTCCGTCGTCTCGCCAATCAACGCCAATGGTGGCTTGAACGGAAACGCCAGGTGCTGTGGGAGCGCCGTCAACGCTGGCAACTGCTGCAACCACAGGTGCTGCTGCAGCAACGACGCGATCAACTGCTCCAGCGACAGCAGCTGTTGCGAGCACTCTCGCCACAACGCTGGTTGGCACGCGGGTTTGCAATCCTTGAATCGCCGGAGGGGACGGTGTTTCGCAGCGTTAGCGAAGTCAAAAAAGGAAGCGACCTGGTGGTGCGTCTCAACGATGGAACCATCGCCGTTCAGGCGCAGAGCATCCGACCATCGAGCGCGGAGCAACCCGTCACCCCGTAG
- the xseB gene encoding exodeoxyribonuclease VII small subunit: MAPRTAKDPLKQWRKDAQSLSYEEALQAADLLLNQLQSDTIPLADLQQTYQRGQIYLEHCETLLAAVEQSVLTLDPDTMTSQPLKDSANND, encoded by the coding sequence ATGGCCCCTCGAACGGCGAAGGACCCTCTCAAACAATGGCGCAAGGATGCACAGAGCCTCAGCTATGAAGAGGCTCTGCAAGCAGCCGATCTACTGCTCAACCAACTTCAGAGCGACACCATCCCACTCGCTGATCTGCAGCAGACCTACCAGCGCGGCCAGATTTATCTCGAGCACTGCGAAACACTGCTTGCAGCAGTCGAGCAAAGCGTACTCACGCTGGATCCCGACACGATGACCAGCCAACCGCTCAAAGACAGCGCCAACAATGACTAA
- a CDS encoding DUF2834 domain-containing protein: MTNPVRWIYLLLAILGGILPWQANLEFMQAQGGAGFDIQQFIADANINAAARSLSRDLLIGATAVSIWIVVEARRLQVKRWWIALVACFSISFACGAPLFLFLREARLKEMEMESGDPS, encoded by the coding sequence ATGACTAATCCTGTGCGTTGGATTTACCTGCTGCTGGCAATCCTGGGGGGAATCCTGCCCTGGCAAGCCAATCTTGAATTCATGCAGGCCCAAGGGGGGGCAGGCTTTGACATTCAGCAATTCATCGCTGATGCGAATATCAACGCTGCAGCACGGTCCCTCAGTCGAGATCTACTGATTGGCGCAACAGCCGTCAGCATCTGGATCGTGGTGGAGGCACGACGTCTCCAAGTGAAGCGTTGGTGGATTGCCCTGGTGGCCTGTTTCTCAATCTCATTTGCGTGTGGGGCACCACTGTTTCTCTTCCTTCGTGAAGCACGACTGAAAGAAATGGAAATGGAAAGCGGTGATCCGTCTTAG
- a CDS encoding YihY/virulence factor BrkB family protein, giving the protein MGRRSAVKRVVRSLWQAYLRWCRYDCVDLSAAFAYYTLQSIFPLLLIVLSIASWFLGRQVGLTDQIVEYSANIFPPSVVALVRTTLDQLVRQGVGAGVLGAGVLLVTAGNVYLTLQRGADRIWHGVLPRARVDLPWQQQVWQFVKVRLEAFVVVLLIGLLIVVDQISANLRMVPAAALADFVLSVPWLEGVLRYIPVLSFGRFLIPCLGFAVMALLLQFLLPSRRVPLKPLIPGAALIGVLLTVLNLAVSRSILSLGSRFQAYGVIGSVLVLTLWVWMVGVVLYYGQCWSVVIARGYLRRIGDPNVTGLSLFPKIGDTES; this is encoded by the coding sequence ATGGGGCGTCGATCTGCTGTAAAGCGCGTGGTGCGGTCGCTTTGGCAGGCCTATCTGCGTTGGTGTCGCTATGACTGCGTTGATCTCAGTGCGGCATTTGCTTATTACACCCTGCAGTCGATCTTCCCGCTGCTGTTGATTGTGCTTTCGATTGCCTCCTGGTTTTTGGGGCGCCAGGTTGGCTTGACTGATCAGATTGTTGAGTATTCAGCCAATATTTTTCCGCCCTCAGTTGTTGCTTTGGTGCGGACAACGCTCGATCAGCTTGTGCGTCAGGGTGTGGGCGCTGGTGTTCTTGGTGCAGGCGTTCTGTTGGTAACGGCTGGCAATGTTTATCTCACCTTGCAACGTGGTGCTGATCGAATTTGGCATGGAGTCTTGCCTCGGGCTCGGGTTGATCTGCCTTGGCAGCAGCAGGTCTGGCAGTTCGTCAAAGTACGACTTGAGGCTTTTGTCGTTGTGTTGTTGATTGGATTGCTGATTGTTGTCGATCAGATCAGTGCCAATTTGCGCATGGTTCCGGCTGCCGCGCTCGCTGACTTTGTGCTGTCTGTGCCTTGGCTGGAAGGGGTCTTGCGTTATATCCCTGTGCTTAGTTTTGGTCGATTCTTAATTCCATGCCTCGGCTTTGCTGTTATGGCTCTGTTGTTGCAGTTTCTATTGCCCAGTCGTCGTGTCCCCTTGAAGCCATTGATCCCCGGTGCGGCGTTGATCGGAGTTCTGCTCACTGTTCTCAACTTGGCTGTCAGCCGAAGCATTCTTTCCTTGGGTTCACGTTTTCAGGCCTATGGCGTGATTGGAAGCGTTTTAGTGCTCACCTTGTGGGTCTGGATGGTGGGAGTGGTTCTCTATTACGGCCAATGCTGGAGCGTTGTGATTGCTCGCGGGTATCTGCGCCGCATCGGGGATCCGAACGTGACCGGCCTATCTCTCTTCCCAAAGATCGGCGACACTGAATCTTGA